One part of the Desulfovibrio sp. TomC genome encodes these proteins:
- a CDS encoding efflux RND transporter permease subunit, with the protein MISRFFLGRPVFSIVISLVIVLAGLAAIRSLPIAQFPDIIPPEVNVTAVYPGASPEVIAETVAAPLEQQINGVDNMLYMRSTSSGDGSLSITVTFAVGTNPDQNTINVNNRVQAAQTTLPTEVRRQGVTVTKKSSNILQIIGFDSPTGRYDSVFISNYVLVNVLDELKRLPGVGDASIFGAKDYSMRVWLRPDKLAQLKLTPADVAAAISEQNAQFAAGRIGAEPTNPEHPVALNYMVTTQGRLMTPEEFGNIILRALPDGSLLHLKDVARVELGAKDYNSISKRNGSPTVNIAIFLAPGANALDTADLVTAKLAELSKRFPDGVTYSVPLDTTTFVRVSIKEVIHTLVEAMILVFLVVFLFLQNFRATLIPCLAVPVSIIGTFAGMQALGFTINTLTLFGMVLAIGIVVDDAIVVLENVERIMTSQKLPPKEATAKAMEEVTGPVVAIVLVLCAVFVPVAFLGGLTGQMYKQFAITIAVSVVISGLVALTLTPALCASLLKAGHQEPNRLFRAFNRAFDGLTRLYGAGVAFLLRRSFVAILLFAGLCLATGWLFKQVPGGLVPDEDQGYVIAVNILPDGTSLRATEAIDDAMDAMNMKDPSSKDVIAITGLDLLSFTYRSNYGTVFMPLKPWGERQAPGLSSFDVVKRIFGRGMALPKSLTLAFNPPAISGMSNTGGFDAYLQSRGEADVKALAAMTDKLVAEASKNPVLGRVATTFGANVPQLRIDLDRAKAKALGVAISDVYDAMQATFGAYYVNDFNKFGRTFKVQIQSEADYRDRPEDLRDVYVRSSKGEMIPLTALATIEKSTGPEVMERFNVFPAAKIMGQPAPGHTSGEALIAMEQAAAKVLPPEYTLAWTGSAYQEKAAQGSSTLVFAMGIVMVILILAAQYERWSLPFAVVLAVPFALFGAIAAVYGRDLSNDIYFQIALVTLIGLAAKNAILIVEFAVLEVKAGKSLAEAALSAATLRFRPIIMTSLAFILGCLPLAISTGAGANSRHAIGTGVIGGMLGATIIAPFFIPVFFKLIMGAGQGLGRIMGKRVAKETKAG; encoded by the coding sequence ATGATTTCACGCTTCTTCCTGGGCCGCCCGGTTTTCTCCATCGTCATCTCGCTGGTCATCGTACTGGCGGGTCTGGCGGCGATCAGAAGCCTGCCCATTGCCCAATTTCCCGACATCATTCCGCCGGAAGTCAACGTCACGGCCGTCTACCCCGGGGCCAGCCCCGAGGTCATCGCCGAAACCGTGGCCGCGCCGCTTGAGCAGCAGATAAACGGCGTCGACAACATGCTCTACATGCGCTCGACGAGTTCCGGCGACGGCTCGTTGTCGATTACCGTCACCTTTGCCGTGGGCACCAACCCCGACCAGAACACGATCAACGTCAACAACCGCGTCCAGGCCGCCCAGACCACCCTGCCAACCGAGGTCCGCCGCCAGGGCGTGACCGTTACCAAGAAATCGTCCAACATCCTGCAGATCATCGGTTTCGATTCGCCCACCGGGCGCTACGATTCGGTGTTTATCAGCAACTATGTCCTGGTCAACGTCTTAGACGAGCTCAAACGCCTGCCCGGCGTCGGCGACGCCTCCATCTTCGGGGCCAAGGACTATTCCATGCGCGTCTGGCTGCGCCCGGACAAACTGGCCCAGCTCAAGCTCACCCCGGCCGACGTGGCCGCAGCCATCTCAGAACAAAACGCCCAGTTCGCCGCCGGTCGCATCGGGGCCGAGCCGACGAATCCCGAACACCCGGTGGCGCTGAACTACATGGTGACCACCCAGGGCCGGCTCATGACCCCTGAGGAGTTCGGCAACATCATCTTGCGCGCCCTGCCCGACGGGTCGCTTCTGCACTTAAAAGACGTGGCCCGGGTGGAACTTGGGGCCAAAGACTATAACTCGATTTCCAAACGCAACGGCAGCCCCACCGTCAACATTGCCATCTTCCTTGCTCCTGGCGCCAACGCCTTGGACACGGCCGATCTGGTGACGGCCAAGCTGGCCGAACTGTCCAAACGCTTCCCCGACGGCGTCACCTATTCGGTGCCGCTGGACACCACCACCTTCGTGCGCGTCTCCATCAAAGAGGTCATCCATACCCTTGTCGAAGCCATGATCCTGGTCTTTCTGGTGGTCTTTCTCTTCCTGCAAAACTTCCGGGCCACGCTTATCCCCTGCCTGGCCGTGCCGGTGTCGATCATCGGCACCTTTGCCGGCATGCAGGCGCTCGGCTTTACCATCAACACCCTGACCCTGTTCGGCATGGTCCTGGCCATCGGCATCGTCGTGGACGACGCCATCGTGGTGCTCGAAAACGTCGAGCGCATCATGACCAGCCAGAAGCTGCCGCCCAAGGAAGCCACGGCCAAGGCCATGGAGGAAGTGACCGGACCGGTGGTGGCCATCGTGCTGGTCCTTTGCGCCGTGTTCGTCCCTGTCGCTTTCCTGGGGGGACTGACCGGCCAGATGTACAAGCAGTTCGCCATCACCATCGCGGTTTCCGTGGTTATCTCGGGCCTCGTGGCCCTGACCCTGACGCCGGCCTTGTGCGCGAGCCTGCTCAAAGCCGGCCACCAGGAGCCCAACCGCCTGTTTCGGGCCTTTAACCGGGCCTTTGACGGCCTGACCCGGCTCTACGGCGCGGGCGTGGCCTTTTTGCTGCGCCGAAGCTTCGTTGCCATCCTGCTCTTCGCCGGGCTGTGCCTGGCCACGGGCTGGCTGTTCAAGCAGGTTCCGGGCGGACTCGTTCCGGACGAGGACCAGGGCTACGTCATTGCCGTCAACATCCTGCCCGACGGCACGTCCCTTCGCGCCACCGAGGCCATTGACGACGCCATGGACGCGATGAACATGAAGGATCCTTCGAGCAAGGACGTCATTGCCATCACCGGTCTTGACCTCTTGAGCTTCACCTACCGCTCCAACTACGGCACGGTCTTCATGCCGCTTAAACCCTGGGGCGAACGCCAAGCCCCGGGGCTGTCCTCCTTTGACGTGGTCAAACGCATCTTCGGCCGGGGTATGGCCCTGCCCAAGAGCCTGACCCTGGCCTTTAATCCGCCGGCCATCTCCGGCATGTCCAACACCGGCGGCTTTGACGCCTACCTGCAAAGCCGCGGGGAAGCCGACGTCAAGGCCCTGGCTGCCATGACCGACAAGCTGGTGGCCGAGGCCAGCAAGAATCCCGTGCTTGGCCGCGTGGCCACCACCTTCGGGGCCAACGTACCCCAGCTGCGCATCGACCTCGATCGCGCCAAGGCCAAGGCCCTGGGCGTGGCCATAAGCGACGTCTATGACGCCATGCAGGCCACCTTCGGCGCGTACTATGTCAACGACTTCAATAAATTCGGCCGGACCTTCAAGGTCCAGATCCAGTCCGAAGCGGATTACCGCGACCGCCCCGAGGACCTGCGCGATGTGTACGTGCGCTCCAGCAAAGGCGAGATGATTCCGCTGACGGCCCTGGCCACCATCGAGAAATCCACCGGTCCCGAGGTCATGGAGCGCTTTAACGTGTTCCCAGCCGCCAAAATCATGGGCCAGCCCGCCCCGGGGCATACCTCGGGCGAAGCCCTGATCGCCATGGAACAGGCCGCGGCCAAGGTGCTGCCGCCGGAATACACCCTGGCCTGGACCGGCTCGGCCTACCAGGAAAAGGCGGCCCAAGGCTCCTCGACCCTGGTCTTTGCCATGGGCATCGTCATGGTCATCCTGATCCTGGCTGCCCAGTACGAACGCTGGAGCCTGCCCTTTGCCGTGGTCCTGGCCGTGCCTTTTGCCCTGTTCGGGGCCATTGCCGCCGTCTACGGCCGCGATCTCAGCAACGACATCTATTTCCAGATCGCCCTGGTGACGCTTATCGGTCTGGCCGCCAAAAACGCCATTCTGATCGTGGAATTCGCCGTGCTTGAGGTCAAGGCCGGCAAATCCCTGGCCGAGGCAGCCCTGTCGGCGGCAACACTGCGCTTTCGCCCCATCATCATGACCTCCCTGGCCTTTATCCTCGGCTGTCTGCCGCTGGCCATCTCCACCGGCGCCGGCGCCAACAGCCGCCACGCCATCGGTACCGGCGTCATCGGCGGTATGCTCGGGGCCACCATCATCGCACCCTTTTTCATCCCGGTCTTTTTCAAGCTTATTATGGGCGCGGGCCAAGGGTTGGGGCGTATTATGGGAAAACGTGTTGCCAAGGAGACAAAAGCGGGCTAA
- a CDS encoding type II secretion system F family protein has protein sequence MPVYEYTAVDAKGRNKQGIISAESTQAARQLLRAKRLFVSTLAEAAGAGASAQTASASSMPVFSRRVGRAELLTATQVLATLLEAGLPLDKALGSLIEQMRSGRAKWVFSHILERIREGQDFSTALAAYPAVFPPTYISMVRSAEATGMLPIVLANLAEYLDRQMALTRTLQAALAYPAFMFLFGIVVMGLLLVYVIPEVTRIFVDLHRALPLPTVILIAVSNFFRAWWPAIFGGLAGVIFGLSRLLRTRRGRILKDRLTLILPVVGAIAQNAATARMARTLGTCLNQGVTMLAALRIAGSVSGNVVFEQAMERIRDEASQGGGLTDPMREADIFPPITIQLVSAGEQSGRLGELLIGLARMLENDVSTRIKSASSLFEPIMILLLGGMVGLMVLAVLLPIFEMSSLIG, from the coding sequence ATGCCCGTCTACGAATACACCGCCGTCGACGCCAAGGGGCGCAACAAACAGGGCATCATCTCTGCCGAAAGCACCCAGGCGGCCAGACAGCTCCTGCGGGCCAAGCGCCTGTTTGTCAGCACCCTGGCCGAGGCGGCCGGGGCCGGAGCCTCGGCCCAAACGGCCTCCGCTTCCTCCATGCCGGTCTTTTCCCGCCGGGTGGGCCGGGCAGAGCTGTTGACCGCCACCCAAGTGCTGGCCACCCTTCTTGAAGCCGGCCTGCCCCTGGACAAGGCGCTGGGGTCGCTTATTGAACAAATGCGCTCGGGCCGGGCCAAATGGGTCTTTTCCCATATCCTGGAGCGCATCCGCGAGGGCCAGGACTTCTCCACCGCCCTGGCCGCCTATCCGGCCGTGTTCCCGCCCACCTATATCAGCATGGTGCGCTCGGCCGAGGCAACCGGCATGTTGCCCATCGTTCTGGCCAATCTGGCCGAATACCTCGACCGCCAGATGGCGCTGACCCGCACCTTGCAGGCCGCTTTGGCCTATCCGGCCTTCATGTTCCTGTTTGGCATCGTGGTCATGGGGCTACTGCTGGTCTACGTCATCCCCGAAGTAACCCGTATCTTCGTGGACCTGCACCGCGCCTTGCCGCTGCCGACGGTCATACTCATTGCGGTCAGCAACTTTTTCCGAGCTTGGTGGCCAGCCATTTTCGGCGGGTTGGCCGGCGTGATCTTTGGCCTCAGCCGCCTGCTGCGCACCCGCCGGGGCCGCATCCTGAAAGACCGGCTCACCCTGATTCTGCCCGTGGTCGGCGCCATCGCCCAAAACGCCGCCACCGCCCGCATGGCCCGCACGCTCGGCACCTGCCTCAACCAGGGCGTGACCATGCTGGCTGCCCTTCGTATCGCGGGTTCCGTGTCAGGCAACGTGGTCTTCGAGCAAGCCATGGAACGAATCCGCGACGAAGCCAGCCAGGGCGGCGGCCTGACCGATCCCATGCGCGAGGCCGACATCTTTCCGCCCATCACCATTCAGCTCGTCTCAGCCGGGGAGCAGAGCGGCCGGCTTGGGGAGCTGCTCATCGGCTTGGCCCGAATGCTCGAAAACGACGTCAGCACCCGCATCAAAAGCGCCAGTTCGCTGTTTGAGCCCATCATGATCCTGTTGCTTGGCGGCATGGTGGGTCTTATGGTCTTGGCCGTACTCCTGCCCATCTTTGAAATGAGCAGCCTGATAGGCTAA
- a CDS encoding TetR/AcrR family transcriptional regulator encodes MTERLDSPLRREQIAEAALDIVVNQGIGAVTVRRVADAVGISAAALYRHYKNKAEILKAIMEEHQEFFMANVRKAKADAISPLDAIRRLYFSSMGMVNRYCALPVVFLSDVLWFEETQLRELKLKHHKLLRELIIELIGAAQQNGEIRLDIRPEEIFVNFIGLIAMPALIQARTPEDLDMPRQTAANWELFAHAVAA; translated from the coding sequence ATGACTGAACGCCTTGATTCCCCCCTGCGTCGCGAACAAATCGCTGAAGCCGCCCTGGACATTGTCGTGAACCAGGGGATCGGCGCCGTCACGGTGCGCCGGGTGGCCGATGCCGTTGGCATCTCGGCCGCCGCCCTGTACCGGCACTATAAAAATAAAGCCGAGATCCTCAAGGCCATCATGGAAGAACATCAGGAGTTCTTCATGGCCAATGTCCGTAAGGCCAAGGCTGACGCTATAAGTCCGTTAGATGCCATACGGCGTCTGTATTTTTCATCGATGGGCATGGTCAATCGATATTGTGCCCTACCAGTCGTCTTTTTGTCCGATGTCCTCTGGTTCGAAGAAACGCAGCTTCGCGAGCTAAAATTGAAGCACCATAAGCTTCTACGTGAACTCATTATCGAACTGATTGGTGCAGCCCAGCAAAATGGTGAGATTCGCCTCGACATACGCCCTGAAGAGATCTTTGTGAACTTCATCGGCCTTATTGCCATGCCGGCACTGATCCAGGCCAGAACGCCGGAAGATTTGGATATGCCCCGCCAGACCGCCGCCAATTGGGAGTTGTTTGCCCATGCCGTTGCCGCATAA
- the gspG gene encoding type II secretion system major pseudopilin GspG encodes MYAPALPASNHAAVRARRRSSAAAGFTLIELMVVIVILGVLAGLVLPRIVDQPDKARVVKAKMQIESLSMALKQYKLDNGVYPTTEQGLRALREKPSIGRVPQNYPPKGYLDNLPKDPWGKDYVYICPGEHGDFDLISLGSDSQEGGEGVNADVKSWDLGG; translated from the coding sequence ATGTACGCACCCGCCCTTCCCGCTTCCAACCACGCCGCCGTCCGAGCCCGGCGCCGGAGTTCTGCCGCCGCCGGTTTTACCCTGATCGAACTGATGGTGGTCATCGTCATATTAGGCGTCTTGGCCGGCCTTGTCCTGCCGCGCATCGTGGACCAGCCGGACAAGGCCCGGGTCGTCAAGGCCAAAATGCAGATCGAAAGCCTGTCCATGGCCCTTAAACAGTACAAGCTCGACAACGGCGTCTACCCGACCACCGAGCAGGGCCTGCGCGCCTTGCGGGAAAAGCCCAGCATCGGCCGCGTGCCGCAGAACTATCCGCCCAAGGGTTACCTCGACAACCTGCCCAAGGACCCCTGGGGCAAGGATTATGTCTACATCTGTCCGGGCGAACACGGCGATTTTGATCTCATTTCACTTGGGTCCGACAGCCAGGAAGGCGGCGAAGGCGTCAATGCCGACGTAAAAAGCTGGGACCTTGGCGGGTAA
- a CDS encoding MarR family winged helix-turn-helix transcriptional regulator: MAHSPSVAAADSTPESIPLALNDVARAWRARLDERLRPLGLSCAMWAVIRRLDAGPAALTQRELAEAVGIEGPTLVRLLDRLEQCGIARRVSDPGDRRIKRVELTEAARPNWNASLRAGLELSSELTRGISPRDLETTRQVLQTMLERL; the protein is encoded by the coding sequence ATGGCACATTCTCCTTCAGTCGCCGCTGCCGACAGCACTCCGGAATCAATTCCCCTGGCCCTCAACGATGTGGCCAGGGCTTGGCGCGCACGCCTGGATGAACGCCTGCGCCCCTTGGGTCTCTCCTGCGCCATGTGGGCCGTCATCCGTCGTCTGGACGCGGGCCCGGCGGCTCTGACCCAGCGCGAACTGGCCGAAGCCGTCGGCATTGAGGGACCAACCCTGGTCCGTCTGCTTGATCGACTGGAACAATGCGGCATCGCCCGGCGGGTTTCCGATCCGGGCGATCGCCGCATCAAACGGGTGGAGCTGACCGAAGCGGCCCGGCCGAACTGGAATGCTTCCCTGCGGGCCGGCCTTGAACTCAGCAGCGAACTGACTCGGGGCATTTCCCCCCGGGACCTGGAAACAACCCGGCAGGTCCTGCAAACCATGCTGGAACGGCTGTAG
- a CDS encoding sialate O-acetylesterase, with protein sequence MLTLYAHRGSRLTLGVAGLAALALLLLQPSAPGVAASQVLSPDAIQARYAGRAPVLPETGELAVFPGPAGEPAGDCAALAGGRTMVALVFGQSNASNTVDPGYDSRQPVYAFFGGSCQKAHDALPGATGAKGSSWPRLGDRVVSSGLYDTVIFADIARGGSSILNWGPGGTLNPLLLNTLDDLIAQGLPPTHILFHQGEADCALGLDAPDYRAMLEAVVSQIRQRVGEENDIIVARASLYLDPVCSEHSDPACYRSCPTLTAAQTEVANPARRIFSGPNTDLLVPWFDRNDGYHFTAKAADRFAAAWMPLLARGDSPVSAAQ encoded by the coding sequence GTGTTAACACTGTACGCCCATCGGGGTTCTCGTCTGACACTGGGTGTTGCCGGTCTGGCTGCCCTGGCGCTGCTGCTGCTGCAGCCGTCTGCACCAGGAGTCGCCGCCTCGCAAGTCCTTTCGCCCGACGCCATCCAGGCCCGCTATGCCGGGCGCGCACCGGTGTTGCCCGAAACCGGCGAATTGGCCGTATTTCCCGGCCCGGCCGGGGAGCCGGCCGGGGACTGCGCCGCGTTGGCCGGCGGACGGACCATGGTGGCCTTGGTCTTTGGCCAGTCCAACGCCTCCAACACCGTGGACCCGGGCTATGATTCCAGACAGCCGGTCTATGCCTTTTTCGGCGGGTCCTGTCAGAAGGCCCACGACGCCCTGCCCGGCGCGACCGGCGCCAAGGGCAGTTCCTGGCCGCGCCTGGGCGACCGGGTGGTTAGCAGCGGTCTCTATGACACCGTCATTTTTGCCGACATCGCCCGGGGCGGCTCTTCCATTCTCAACTGGGGACCGGGCGGAACGCTCAATCCCCTGCTCCTAAACACCCTGGACGACCTTATCGCCCAGGGTCTGCCTCCGACCCACATTTTGTTCCACCAAGGCGAGGCCGACTGCGCCCTGGGCCTTGACGCGCCCGACTATCGCGCCATGCTTGAGGCCGTGGTCAGCCAGATACGCCAGCGTGTCGGCGAAGAGAACGACATCATCGTCGCCAGGGCATCGCTCTATCTCGATCCAGTCTGTTCCGAACACAGTGACCCGGCCTGCTATCGGTCCTGCCCGACCCTGACGGCGGCCCAGACCGAGGTCGCCAACCCGGCCCGAAGAATTTTCTCCGGCCCCAACACCGACCTGCTCGTCCCCTGGTTCGACCGCAATGACGGCTATCATTTCACTGCCAAGGCCGCCGACCGCTTCGCCGCCGCCTGGATGCCGCTTCTGGCCCGAGGCGACAGCCCCGTTTCGGCGGCGCAATGA
- a CDS encoding pilus assembly FimT family protein produces the protein MYARHQAGFTLVELTIVLVVLGLSAGLVLPALSGLLAREGEKSTARILTGVLRRARSEAILTGEPWRVDIDWDKGECRLGPNTPKDSPDRATSPRERAAANNRKKTASTATPSAAAGIDAAMTPKKTATLPAVKLQEQLRPRLAMISGKTVDQPAVVSIVVRPEGLCQPAFLRLPGSGGTDAAVTISAVGCRVEMITAGLDTAQMRFQKAQGLADPPWAYDAAKTGR, from the coding sequence TTGTACGCCCGTCATCAAGCCGGATTCACCTTGGTGGAACTGACCATCGTCCTGGTGGTGCTGGGCCTATCGGCCGGTCTGGTCCTCCCGGCCCTGTCCGGGTTGCTGGCCCGGGAGGGGGAGAAATCCACCGCCCGCATCCTGACAGGGGTGCTGCGCCGGGCCAGGAGCGAGGCCATCCTGACCGGAGAGCCCTGGCGGGTGGACATCGACTGGGACAAAGGGGAATGCCGTCTGGGACCCAATACTCCAAAGGACTCCCCGGATCGGGCGACCTCTCCCAGGGAAAGGGCCGCAGCAAACAACCGCAAGAAAACAGCATCAACCGCCACGCCATCTGCCGCCGCAGGCATTGACGCCGCCATGACGCCCAAAAAAACGGCAACACTACCTGCCGTGAAATTGCAGGAACAACTCCGCCCACGACTGGCTATGATCAGCGGCAAAACCGTTGACCAGCCGGCCGTCGTCTCCATCGTAGTGCGCCCCGAAGGTCTGTGCCAGCCAGCCTTTCTCCGCCTGCCGGGGTCTGGCGGCACAGACGCAGCCGTGACCATCTCCGCTGTCGGCTGCCGGGTGGAGATGATTACGGCCGGACTGGATACGGCCCAGATGCGTTTTCAAAAGGCCCAGGGACTGGCCGATCCGCCCTGGGCCTATGATGCCGCCAAGACAGGACGCTGA
- a CDS encoding tetratricopeptide repeat protein: MLGRALAGWVTVALLAAVLTGCASKPPVTPVRLAPESAGENPADVIHKTSPTIAAGNAAPTAYQERGEAYYRMGQYELAQKDFEHARSGNGNAQTAYDLGAAAYMRQDYDKAVVLFTEALTIDAGMAQAYNNRGVASYALGQYDKAGADFSAAAKLAGPNGAASLFNRALAYQAQNEFDRAMADYDKVVAMDPTNAAALNNKADILITLRRYDEAAMVLDTAVRLSPNDADLYYNRALAREKLGHYPQAMEDYDRAARLRSNFAQTYRNRGVLRLRLQMTRDGCGDLALACQLGLCGHLEKARNFGLCQ, from the coding sequence GTGCTGGGCCGAGCGCTTGCCGGCTGGGTCACCGTTGCCTTGCTGGCAGCCGTCCTGACCGGGTGCGCCAGCAAACCGCCGGTTACTCCCGTCCGGTTGGCCCCGGAATCTGCCGGCGAAAACCCGGCAGACGTTATCCATAAGACCTCCCCAACCATCGCGGCCGGCAATGCTGCGCCCACCGCCTATCAGGAACGCGGCGAGGCATACTACCGCATGGGTCAATACGAACTGGCCCAGAAGGATTTCGAGCACGCCCGTTCCGGCAACGGCAACGCGCAAACGGCCTACGATCTCGGCGCCGCCGCCTATATGCGCCAGGACTATGACAAGGCCGTGGTTCTTTTCACCGAAGCCCTGACCATCGACGCCGGCATGGCCCAAGCCTACAACAACCGGGGCGTGGCCTCCTATGCCCTGGGCCAGTATGACAAGGCCGGCGCGGATTTTTCCGCTGCCGCCAAACTGGCCGGCCCCAATGGGGCCGCGTCGCTTTTTAACCGCGCCCTGGCCTATCAGGCCCAAAACGAATTTGACCGGGCCATGGCCGATTATGACAAGGTCGTGGCCATGGACCCGACGAACGCGGCGGCGCTCAATAACAAGGCCGACATCCTTATCACGCTGCGCCGTTACGACGAAGCAGCCATGGTGCTTGATACGGCGGTGCGTCTGTCCCCCAATGACGCCGATCTCTACTACAACCGGGCGCTTGCCCGGGAAAAACTCGGGCACTATCCCCAGGCCATGGAAGACTATGACAGGGCGGCCAGACTGCGGTCCAACTTTGCCCAGACCTACCGCAACCGGGGCGTACTGCGGCTTCGCCTGCAGATGACCCGCGACGGGTGCGGCGATCTGGCTCTGGCCTGTCAGCTCGGCCTGTGCGGCCACCTGGAAAAAGCCCGCAATTTCGGCCTGTGCCAGTAA
- a CDS encoding efflux RND transporter periplasmic adaptor subunit — MSVSVFAQALRRSAALCLPFCLLAALSGCATDSSGQEAGAAAPPPPEIVAHTVTRTDIPLEMAYMGQTAGSREVEVRARVGGILLHRNYEEGSRVRQGDLMFEIDPAPYQAALEQAKGALGQAEATLSQAKRDAERMQTLYKGDVVAKKDFDDAKTTLESTTAAVETARGKVREASLNLEWTKVTAPISGMTSKETRSEGSLVTTNTDASLLTTISRVDPIYVNFSMSGPEMMKIRKLRAEGKVVITGGKDFGVRLTMPDGVDYPDTGRINFTDTQVDSTTGVVKVRAEFTNPDSLVLPGQFVRVRLEGARYKDVLSIPQGAVLNTQQGAMVWTVDDKNQIAPRPVVLGETVGNTYLVEKGLEPGERIVAEGVIKVRPGMTVTVRADAPAPAAMAEPAAGASDAATKTGEAAKVEGKEARS, encoded by the coding sequence ATGTCCGTATCCGTTTTCGCTCAAGCTCTTCGCCGCTCTGCGGCCCTCTGCCTCCCCTTTTGCCTGCTCGCCGCCCTTTCCGGCTGCGCTACGGACAGTTCCGGCCAGGAAGCCGGGGCCGCTGCGCCGCCGCCGCCCGAAATCGTGGCCCACACCGTGACCCGGACCGATATCCCCCTGGAGATGGCCTACATGGGCCAGACCGCCGGTTCGCGCGAGGTCGAGGTGCGCGCCCGGGTTGGCGGCATTCTGCTCCATCGCAACTATGAAGAAGGTTCCCGGGTACGCCAAGGCGATCTCATGTTCGAGATCGACCCCGCGCCCTATCAGGCCGCCCTGGAGCAGGCCAAGGGCGCCCTTGGTCAGGCCGAGGCCACACTGTCCCAGGCCAAGCGCGACGCCGAGCGGATGCAGACCCTGTACAAGGGCGACGTGGTGGCCAAAAAGGACTTTGACGACGCCAAAACCACCCTGGAATCCACGACTGCCGCCGTGGAAACGGCCCGGGGCAAGGTCCGGGAAGCGTCGCTTAACCTCGAATGGACCAAGGTTACGGCCCCCATCTCCGGCATGACCAGCAAGGAAACCCGTTCCGAGGGCAGCCTTGTCACCACCAACACCGACGCCAGCCTTTTAACCACCATTTCCCGGGTCGATCCGATCTACGTCAACTTCTCCATGTCCGGTCCGGAGATGATGAAGATCCGCAAGCTTCGGGCCGAGGGCAAGGTGGTCATCACCGGCGGCAAAGACTTTGGCGTGCGTCTGACCATGCCTGACGGCGTGGATTATCCGGATACCGGCCGCATCAACTTCACCGACACCCAGGTGGATTCCACCACGGGCGTGGTCAAGGTGCGGGCCGAGTTCACCAACCCTGACAGTCTGGTGCTGCCCGGGCAGTTCGTACGGGTGCGCCTGGAAGGGGCGCGTTACAAGGACGTGCTGTCCATTCCCCAGGGGGCGGTCCTCAACACCCAGCAGGGCGCCATGGTCTGGACCGTGGACGACAAGAACCAGATTGCCCCGCGTCCGGTGGTCCTCGGCGAAACGGTCGGCAATACCTATCTCGTGGAGAAGGGTCTGGAGCCGGGCGAGCGCATCGTGGCCGAAGGGGTCATCAAGGTCCGTCCCGGCATGACCGTCACCGTTCGCGCCGACGCCCCGGCCCCGGCCGCCATGGCCGAGCCGGCCGCCGGCGCTTCCGACGCCGCAACCAAGACCGGCGAGGCGGCCAAGGTCGAGGGCAAGGAGGCCCGTTCATGA
- a CDS encoding type II secretion system protein N: MTESGLKRLVALTSAAALAGALWIVARTFLFPTAPARPPSSPVAVKQEAPLPTKSTTPTELTRTILANDIFGLKPLPGSQEKSKEPPKPAEIDMELAGTIVSTDGRHSSAFLRDKSTKIQKSYAVGATVKDARIQQIGKNFVILERQGREEILSMKP; encoded by the coding sequence ATGACCGAATCCGGACTCAAACGCCTCGTAGCGCTGACAAGTGCTGCCGCCCTGGCCGGAGCCCTGTGGATAGTGGCCCGCACCTTTCTCTTTCCGACAGCGCCCGCCCGCCCGCCATCTTCGCCTGTTGCGGTCAAACAGGAAGCGCCCCTGCCGACCAAGTCGACCACGCCAACGGAACTGACCCGCACCATTCTCGCCAACGACATCTTTGGCTTAAAACCCTTGCCCGGCAGCCAGGAGAAATCCAAGGAACCGCCGAAACCGGCCGAAATCGACATGGAACTGGCCGGCACCATAGTATCCACCGACGGTCGGCACAGCTCGGCATTTTTGCGCGACAAGTCCACCAAGATCCAAAAGTCCTATGCTGTCGGGGCCACGGTCAAAGACGCCCGTATCCAACAGATCGGCAAAAATTTCGTCATCCTCGAACGGCAGGGCCGCGAGGAAATCCTGTCCATGAAACCCTAG